A part of Streptomyces sp. NBC_01235 genomic DNA contains:
- the nrdR gene encoding transcriptional regulator NrdR, with protein MHCPFCRHPDSRVVDSRTTDDGTSIRRRRQCPDCSRRFTTVETCSLMVVKRSGVTEPFSRTKVINGVRKACQGRPVTEDALAQLGQRVEEAVRATGSAELTTHDVGLAILGPLQELDLVAYLRFASVYRAFDSLEDFEAAIAELRHQTGRPIADDDDREGDTEAVTGGREDDGGPGGTVQVPEPAHAAD; from the coding sequence ATGCACTGCCCCTTCTGCAGGCACCCCGACAGCCGTGTCGTCGACAGCCGTACGACGGACGACGGCACGTCGATCCGCAGGCGCCGCCAGTGCCCTGACTGCTCCCGTCGTTTCACGACCGTGGAGACGTGCTCGCTCATGGTGGTGAAGCGGTCCGGAGTCACGGAGCCCTTCAGTCGTACCAAGGTCATCAATGGTGTGCGCAAGGCGTGCCAGGGACGGCCGGTCACCGAGGACGCTCTCGCTCAGCTCGGCCAGCGGGTCGAGGAGGCGGTGCGGGCCACCGGAAGCGCCGAGTTGACCACCCACGACGTGGGGCTGGCCATACTCGGCCCGTTGCAGGAGCTCGACCTCGTCGCCTATCTGCGGTTCGCCTCCGTCTATCGGGCGTTCGACTCGCTCGAGGACTTCGAGGCCGCCATCGCGGAACTCAGGCACCAGACGGGGCGCCCCATCGCGGACGACGACGACCGCGAGGGCGACACAGAGGCTGTCACGGGGGGCCGGGAGGACGACGGCGGGCCCGGAGGGACCGTGCAGGTCCCCGAGCCCGCCCACGCCGCCGACTGA